Part of the Xanthomonas sp. SI genome is shown below.
GTGCGCCGTCCTGGCCGTGGCCGGGTCCGCTGCCGCCGCGCCGCCACCAGCCGCGGCGGCCAGCCCGGCCGCGGCCACGCCCGAAGTCGCCAACAACTACAGCTACGTGCGCTACCGCGCCGACTACGAGGTGCGCGACGACGCCAGCAGCGTGGAGACCGACGAGTACGAGCTGCTGCTGAAGACCAAGGCCGGCGTGGACAAGTTCAGCCAGGTGCGGCTGAGCTACAGCGAGAAGCTGGAGACCCTGGAGGTGCTGGCCGCCTACGCGATCACCCCGGACGGGCTGCGCCACGACGTGCCGGCCGACAAGATCTACACCCAGGAAAGCTATTCCAGCGCCTCGGCGGCGATGTACGCCGACCGCAAGGTCAAGGTGGTGGTGTTCCCCAACCTGATGCCGGGCACGCGCCTGGTGTACCGGGTGCGCCGCACCCAGACGGTGCCGTATTTCCCCGGCTACTTCAGCCTGTGGGAGACCTTCAGCGTGTTCTCCCAGTACGACGACGCCACGGTGACCCTGGTCGCGCCGCGGCGCATGCCGATGCACGTGTCCACGCGCGGCGTGGACGGTGCCGACAAGCCGAAGATCGACGGCGCGCAGGCGCGCTGGGAGTGGCGCTACCAGCGCCGCGAGCCGATGAAGAGCCAGAACTGGGCGGCGGCGACCTGGGAATTCAGCCCGACCATCATGGCCAGCAGCTTCCGCCGCTGGTCGCAGATGGGCGAGGCCTACCAGCGCAGCAGCGGCGTGGCCGCGCAGGTCACGCCGAAGGTGCGCGCGCGCGCCGAGCAGATCACCGCCGGTATCGGCGAGCGCCGCGCGCAGGCCGCCGCGCTGTACGAGTGGGTGGCGCGCAACATCCGCTACGTGGCGGTGTACCTGGGCAATGGCGGGCTGGAGCCGAACAGCGCCGACAGCATCCTCGACAACCACTACGGCGACTGCAAGGACCACACCGTGGTGCTGGAGGCGCTGCTGGCGGCAAAGGGCATCGCCAGCACGCCGGTGCTGATCGGCGCCGAAGGCGGGCCGACCCTGCCCGAGGTGCCGGTGCTCGGCCGCTTCAACCACGCCATCACCTATCTGCCCGAGTTCAAGCTGTACGTGGACTCGACCAATCCCTACGCGCGCTTCGGCCAGCTGCCGGCCGGCGATCTCGGCGTGCCGGTGCTGCACACCGTGGACGGCAGCGTGGCGCGGACTCCGGCCAACGACGCGCGGGTGAACCTGTACCAGGCCGAGGCCGACTACCGCTTCGCCGCCGACGGCAGCCTGAGCGGCACCACCAGGCTGGACAGCGGCCAGATCGGCGAGATCGGCCTGCGCACCATGTTCGTGCAGCTCAATACGCAGAACCGTACCCGCATCGAGGAATCGATCCTGGCCGCGTCCGGCTTCGACGGCAGCGGCGAACTGGAGCTGCAGGGCGCGCCGCAGGACCTGAGCCGGCCGTTCGGTTACGCCTACAAGTTCCGCGCCAGCGACTACGTCGACTTCGGCGTGGTCGGCGGCATGACCCTGCCGCAGATGCCCGGCGCCGATTCGGTGCGCGGGGTGTATGCGACCACCTCGGCCGAGCGCAACCTGACCCCGTTCTACTGCAACGACAACGCGCGCAGCGAGACCTACCGGCTGACCTTCCCGGACAGCGTGCCGATCATCGCCATTCCGGCCGACACCCATTTCCGCAACGCCGCCGGCGAATACGCCGCGACCTGGGTACGCGACGGGCAGACCGTGGTCGCCACGCACACGCTGCACCGGCGCGCGGTGCATGGCCCTGAGGCGCTGTGCCAG
Proteins encoded:
- a CDS encoding DUF3857 domain-containing protein, with amino-acid sequence MSRTACTLRLLLCAVLAVAGSAAAAPPPAAAASPAAATPEVANNYSYVRYRADYEVRDDASSVETDEYELLLKTKAGVDKFSQVRLSYSEKLETLEVLAAYAITPDGLRHDVPADKIYTQESYSSASAAMYADRKVKVVVFPNLMPGTRLVYRVRRTQTVPYFPGYFSLWETFSVFSQYDDATVTLVAPRRMPMHVSTRGVDGADKPKIDGAQARWEWRYQRREPMKSQNWAAATWEFSPTIMASSFRRWSQMGEAYQRSSGVAAQVTPKVRARAEQITAGIGERRAQAAALYEWVARNIRYVAVYLGNGGLEPNSADSILDNHYGDCKDHTVVLEALLAAKGIASTPVLIGAEGGPTLPEVPVLGRFNHAITYLPEFKLYVDSTNPYARFGQLPAGDLGVPVLHTVDGSVARTPANDARVNLYQAEADYRFAADGSLSGTTRLDSGQIGEIGLRTMFVQLNTQNRTRIEESILAASGFDGSGELELQGAPQDLSRPFGYAYKFRASDYVDFGVVGGMTLPQMPGADSVRGVYATTSAERNLTPFYCNDNARSETYRLTFPDSVPIIAIPADTHFRNAAGEYAATWVRDGQTVVATHTLHRRAVHGPEALCQPQDYAAFRELYQQVRRGFRSQILYGDLGRMQTGH